One region of Syntrophobacter fumaroxidans MPOB genomic DNA includes:
- a CDS encoding RDD family protein yields the protein MENGSFVVVLQGRLKDGMDPEECKNRLAKLFGISPDRAGTLIGNGPTVIKRGVSGAVAETYRTALDQAGLVCDVEPDPAVFGALELENPSDEPQAAPPADAPACPKCGYRPGGPGDPVLGDECPRCGIIVSKVLQTRTTPGDMADSFDDEELESVEFPDPGFMGMITALEHILPETMVLPPERARGTPASLKRRFLAGLASVCVWVWTTFILQIPIGVVLGLMAALGPNFSLTLRQAQDIRGVVGLFAGVYVFLYLPWRWNGLTYGQRLMGLWVQPTGAETHESFFPRVLLRFLGTVANLATFGVLNLVWTCVTERRNISDTFSSSIQVEAGNMPSHPVREALRPLAYALAAGLLIGGVAAACAGLSTHKAGRLESQTPFGTPGTLPGRGVDERPDARGLPPERKAPFAARTSSYQVLKLLSAMQHRYRVEHGVYSNDLEALMVEQGAGIFEPSGPVFKLLYSGDLKMYLTDRGFEIGLRQGERWSVISEKGMQGDRANFQR from the coding sequence ATGGAGAATGGTTCTTTCGTAGTGGTTTTGCAGGGCAGGCTGAAGGATGGGATGGACCCGGAGGAATGCAAAAACCGGCTGGCAAAGCTTTTCGGGATCAGCCCGGATCGGGCCGGGACGTTGATCGGAAACGGGCCGACGGTGATAAAGCGGGGAGTGTCCGGCGCGGTTGCGGAAACATACAGGACGGCCCTCGACCAGGCCGGTCTCGTGTGCGACGTAGAGCCCGACCCGGCGGTTTTCGGGGCACTCGAGCTCGAAAACCCGTCCGACGAGCCGCAGGCAGCCCCTCCCGCGGACGCCCCGGCCTGTCCGAAGTGCGGATACCGCCCGGGTGGTCCCGGCGATCCCGTTCTGGGCGACGAGTGCCCGCGATGCGGCATCATCGTCTCCAAAGTCCTTCAAACCCGAACGACGCCCGGCGATATGGCCGATTCCTTCGACGATGAGGAACTCGAATCGGTCGAATTCCCGGACCCGGGTTTCATGGGCATGATCACCGCCTTGGAACACATTCTGCCCGAAACCATGGTTCTGCCTCCGGAAAGAGCACGGGGAACGCCGGCGTCGTTGAAACGGCGATTTCTCGCAGGGCTGGCTTCCGTTTGCGTGTGGGTATGGACAACTTTCATTCTGCAGATTCCGATTGGCGTCGTCCTCGGTCTGATGGCCGCACTGGGGCCCAATTTCAGCCTGACCTTAAGGCAAGCGCAGGACATCCGTGGAGTGGTCGGTCTTTTCGCCGGCGTCTACGTTTTCCTCTATCTGCCATGGCGATGGAACGGCCTGACTTACGGACAACGCCTCATGGGATTGTGGGTCCAGCCCACGGGAGCCGAGACCCATGAATCCTTCTTTCCCCGCGTCCTGCTGCGATTCCTTGGAACCGTCGCAAACCTGGCGACCTTCGGCGTGCTGAACCTGGTTTGGACGTGCGTCACGGAGAGGAGAAACATCTCCGACACTTTTTCCTCGAGCATCCAGGTCGAAGCCGGGAACATGCCGTCGCACCCGGTGCGGGAGGCTCTCCGGCCGCTCGCCTACGCTCTGGCCGCGGGGCTCCTCATCGGCGGGGTGGCCGCGGCGTGCGCGGGCCTTTCCACGCACAAGGCCGGTCGGCTTGAGTCCCAAACACCGTTCGGAACTCCCGGGACTCTTCCCGGCCGCGGCGTGGACGAGCGACCGGATGCCCGCGGCCTGCCGCCCGAGCGGAAGGCGCCTTTCGCCGCGAGGACGAGCTCCTACCAGGTGCTGAAGCTGCTGTCCGCCATGCAGCACCGATACCGTGTGGAGCACGGGGTCTATTCAAACGATCTCGAAGCCCTGATGGTCGAACAGGGAGCGGGGATTTTCGAGCCGTCGGGCCCTGTCTTCAAACTGCTCTATTCCGGGGACCTCAAAATGTATCTCACGGATCGCGGTTTTGAGATCGGCCTCAGGCAGGGCGAACGCTGGTCGGTGATTTCCGAGAAAGGCATGCAGGGGGACCGGGCGAACTTCCAGCGTTGA
- a CDS encoding class I SAM-dependent methyltransferase, whose product MLSPARRILKCFHPEGIPWPGAVLYDMVGKTAVFQYGYRLLAADILLCCPEGEILDVGTGPGRLLPELARLNPRLRLTGLDISRAMVSVARENMAQAGFGETISIVEAAANHVPFPDGRFDAVVSTGSMHHWKDPVGALNEIHRVLKHGGYALIYDLAADTPEAVLKDVSRRFGRLRTMLLWLHTFEEPFYGSRELEELAASSLFGRGRTRFAGMLCCLMMVKRSVLPR is encoded by the coding sequence GTGCTCTCGCCCGCGCGAAGAATACTCAAGTGTTTTCACCCCGAAGGCATCCCATGGCCCGGGGCCGTTTTGTACGACATGGTCGGTAAAACCGCCGTCTTCCAATACGGCTACCGGCTGCTGGCCGCGGACATCCTGCTCTGCTGCCCCGAGGGCGAGATCCTGGACGTGGGGACGGGGCCGGGACGGCTTCTGCCGGAGCTTGCGCGGCTGAATCCGAGACTGCGGCTGACCGGCCTCGACATCTCGCGCGCCATGGTCTCCGTAGCCAGAGAAAACATGGCGCAGGCAGGCTTTGGCGAAACGATTTCCATCGTGGAAGCCGCGGCGAACCACGTGCCGTTTCCGGACGGCAGATTCGATGCGGTGGTGAGTACGGGGAGCATGCACCACTGGAAGGATCCCGTGGGGGCATTGAACGAAATCCATCGCGTCTTGAAGCACGGGGGATATGCTCTGATCTACGATCTTGCAGCCGACACGCCGGAAGCTGTTCTGAAGGACGTGAGCCGCCGGTTCGGCCGCCTGAGAACGATGCTCCTGTGGCTCCACACCTTTGAGGAGCCTTTCTATGGTTCCAGGGAGCTTGAGGAACTGGCCGCCTCCTCGCTGTTCGGCCGGGGACGGACGCGATTCGCCGGCATGCTGTGTTGCCTGATGATGGTCAAGCGCTCGGTTTTGCCACGGTGA
- a CDS encoding PEP/pyruvate-binding domain-containing protein: MQSDVVSSGISALNGILQGLRLGDNVVWQVDGMDTYQHVVHPFVSQAVQDRRTVVYVRFGARRSILRPEAGVGCEDVDPRHGFDSFSAQVNGIIEKKGTGVFYVFDNLSELVAEWATDELLANFFQVTCPYLHELDTVAYFALTRGRHSHRAVARIRDTTQVLIDLYHVKENLYIHPLKVWDRYSSQMFLPHLFTEGVLTPVFHSGDASAISLTAGVPPLRVKADSIAPWDSVHRKLSQYDENELKQLEGTPEIQALKQELSQMIIGADPEHKRLSDEYLTLQELLEVRDRLIGSGRIGGKAAGMLLARGILRKASGDVNFSEVLEEHDSFYIGSDVFFTFLINNGLFRLRLRLTRDSQISTEEFEQVENRFLEGEFPGEIMDQFKDLIEYFGQAPIIVRSSSLLEDGFGNAFAGKYRSEFCVNQGSPEVRLEAFLRAVKLVYASAVNPDALAYRRQRGLGESDEQMAILVQRVSGMRYDGFFFPSLAGVAFSYNLYRWTNRIDPHQGIIRLVFGLGTRAVNREGGDYPRLIAVSHPLLRPEIGSKIAFYSQHEIDLLDLERNEFRSVPLIEIAQRDNYPNLALYVSVNEDGYMSDPEGSHIRNPEKCILTFNNLLGRTGFIKVMKELLATLESAYGHPVDTEFTASPGSSGDLRLNIVQCRPMRIPGSAEDVVLPSRVPKELLLFRTNRAISGGEVRDMKYIVYVDPTAYAVRAPMEIRQGIGRIVGELNRHPDIARNRVMMMGPGRWGSSNIMLGVNTTYADINNASVLVEIARVEDGHVPDVSYGTHFFLDLVESRVIYLPLYPDEPEADFNFSFFENSPNSLAQFLQGAEKFEPFIKVIDVFLAGGKRCAHVLADARKGAAVCFLRAAYNTPKEESGLHAGSTAVTVAKPSA; this comes from the coding sequence GTGCAATCGGATGTCGTGAGCAGCGGGATCTCCGCACTGAACGGGATCCTGCAGGGGTTGCGCCTGGGGGACAATGTGGTGTGGCAGGTGGACGGAATGGACACCTACCAGCACGTGGTGCATCCCTTTGTGAGCCAGGCCGTCCAGGACCGTCGCACCGTCGTGTATGTCCGCTTCGGCGCGCGTCGAAGCATTCTCCGTCCAGAGGCCGGAGTCGGCTGCGAAGACGTCGATCCGAGACACGGTTTTGATTCGTTCAGCGCCCAGGTCAACGGAATCATCGAGAAGAAAGGCACGGGCGTCTTCTATGTGTTCGACAATCTCTCCGAGCTGGTGGCGGAATGGGCCACCGACGAGCTCCTGGCAAACTTCTTCCAGGTGACGTGCCCCTATCTTCATGAGCTGGACACGGTCGCGTATTTCGCCCTCACACGCGGACGGCACTCCCACCGCGCAGTCGCAAGGATCCGGGATACCACTCAAGTTCTGATCGATCTTTACCATGTCAAGGAAAATCTCTATATCCATCCGCTCAAGGTCTGGGATCGTTACTCCTCACAGATGTTCCTGCCCCACTTGTTCACCGAAGGCGTTCTCACTCCCGTCTTTCACAGCGGTGACGCATCGGCCATATCGCTCACCGCCGGGGTTCCGCCCCTTCGCGTCAAGGCGGATTCCATCGCGCCGTGGGACAGCGTTCACAGGAAGCTCTCCCAGTACGACGAAAACGAATTGAAACAACTGGAGGGCACACCGGAAATCCAGGCCCTGAAACAGGAACTCTCGCAGATGATCATCGGGGCCGATCCGGAACACAAGCGCCTGTCGGATGAATACCTCACGCTGCAGGAACTGCTGGAGGTCAGAGACAGGCTGATCGGCTCCGGTCGAATCGGCGGGAAAGCGGCAGGAATGCTCCTCGCCCGGGGTATCCTCCGCAAAGCTTCCGGCGACGTGAATTTCTCCGAGGTCCTCGAAGAACACGATTCGTTTTACATCGGCTCGGATGTCTTTTTCACATTTCTCATCAATAACGGTCTCTTTCGCTTGAGGTTACGCCTGACCCGGGATTCACAGATTTCCACCGAGGAATTCGAACAGGTCGAAAACCGTTTCCTTGAAGGCGAATTCCCCGGCGAGATCATGGATCAGTTCAAAGACCTCATCGAGTATTTCGGTCAAGCCCCGATCATCGTCCGATCGAGCAGCCTGCTCGAGGATGGTTTCGGAAATGCTTTCGCGGGCAAATACCGTAGCGAATTCTGCGTGAACCAGGGAAGCCCCGAGGTGAGGCTGGAGGCTTTCCTGCGGGCGGTCAAGCTCGTCTATGCAAGCGCCGTCAATCCGGATGCCCTTGCATACCGAAGGCAGCGGGGCCTCGGGGAGTCCGACGAGCAGATGGCAATCCTCGTTCAGCGTGTTTCGGGAATGCGCTACGACGGCTTCTTCTTCCCCTCGCTTGCGGGCGTGGCGTTTTCTTACAACCTGTACCGGTGGACGAATCGCATCGATCCCCATCAGGGGATCATCAGGCTTGTTTTCGGCCTCGGCACGCGGGCGGTCAACCGGGAGGGCGGCGACTACCCCCGTTTGATTGCCGTGAGCCACCCGCTCCTTCGCCCTGAAATCGGGTCGAAGATCGCATTCTACTCACAACACGAGATAGACCTGCTGGACCTTGAACGCAACGAATTCAGGAGCGTTCCCCTGATCGAAATCGCGCAGCGGGACAACTACCCGAATCTTGCTCTCTACGTGTCCGTCAACGAGGACGGATATATGAGCGACCCTGAGGGCAGTCACATCAGGAACCCGGAAAAATGCATCCTGACCTTCAACAATCTCCTCGGACGCACCGGATTCATAAAAGTCATGAAGGAGCTTCTGGCTACGCTCGAATCGGCCTACGGACATCCCGTCGACACGGAATTCACCGCCTCTCCGGGTTCGAGCGGGGATCTGCGGCTGAACATCGTGCAGTGCCGTCCCATGCGAATACCGGGATCGGCCGAAGACGTGGTCTTGCCGTCCAGGGTCCCGAAAGAACTCCTTCTGTTCAGAACGAACCGCGCTATCTCGGGAGGCGAGGTCAGAGACATGAAGTACATCGTTTATGTGGACCCGACCGCCTATGCCGTGCGCGCTCCCATGGAAATCCGGCAGGGGATCGGCCGCATTGTCGGAGAGCTCAACAGGCATCCGGATATTGCCCGGAACCGGGTGATGATGATGGGACCCGGCCGATGGGGCAGCTCGAACATCATGTTGGGCGTCAACACGACCTACGCGGATATCAACAACGCCTCCGTCCTCGTGGAGATAGCCCGCGTGGAAGACGGCCACGTACCGGACGTGTCCTACGGGACTCACTTCTTTCTCGACCTCGTCGAATCCCGCGTTATCTACCTGCCCCTGTATCCGGACGAACCGGAAGCGGACTTCAATTTCTCTTTTTTCGAGAACTCCCCGAACAGCCTTGCGCAATTTCTCCAGGGGGCGGAAAAATTCGAACCGTTCATCAAAGTGATCGATGTCTTTCTCGCCGGTGGGAAGCGCTGTGCCCACGTCCTCGCCGATGCCCGCAAAGGCGCGGCGGTATGCTTTCTCCGCGCCGCCTACAACACCCCGAAGGAGGAATCCGGTCTTCACGCCGGGTCTACGGCGGTCACCGTGGCAAAACCGAGCGCTTGA
- a CDS encoding Glu/Leu/Phe/Val family dehydrogenase: protein MAGTDNHSNPFKIAQKQINDCADVLKLGQSTREVLLRPMREFHVNFPVRMDDGTTKLFQGFRVQYNDAKGPTKGGIRFHPEETVDTVRALAAWMTWKCALLDLPLGGAKGGVICNPKELSQFELERISRSYIKAVGAFIGPDKDIPAPDVYTNPQIMAWMVDEYSSIIGKNQFGVITGKPLSLGGSPGRGDATARGGMYTLREAARRVGLDLSKATMAIQGYGNAGSYAASLAQSMFGIKVVAVCDSKGAVTCENGICADTVDAHKRKTSSVLNCEGTRNMTNDELLALDVDVLVLAALENTITERNVDKVKAKILVELANGPTTPDADEVLYRKGIHVIPDFLCNAGGVTVSYFEMVQNAYMYYWDEAEVHEKLDKRMTKAYHEVVELSEKYKINMRKAAYAVAVARVVEAMKLRGWV from the coding sequence ATGGCAGGCACCGACAATCACAGTAATCCGTTCAAGATAGCTCAGAAGCAGATCAATGACTGCGCGGATGTGCTCAAGCTCGGGCAAAGTACCCGGGAAGTGCTCCTGCGCCCCATGCGCGAGTTCCACGTGAATTTCCCCGTCCGCATGGACGACGGCACGACGAAGCTGTTCCAGGGCTTCCGAGTCCAATACAATGACGCCAAGGGTCCCACCAAGGGCGGCATCCGGTTCCATCCCGAAGAGACCGTGGACACGGTTCGGGCACTCGCCGCATGGATGACCTGGAAATGTGCCCTGCTGGACCTGCCCCTGGGCGGTGCAAAAGGGGGAGTGATCTGCAACCCGAAGGAGCTCTCGCAATTCGAGCTCGAGCGCATAAGCCGGAGCTACATAAAGGCCGTCGGTGCCTTCATCGGGCCGGACAAGGACATACCCGCTCCCGACGTCTATACCAATCCGCAAATCATGGCGTGGATGGTTGATGAGTACTCGTCCATCATCGGAAAGAACCAATTTGGTGTCATCACGGGCAAACCCCTCTCTCTGGGGGGGTCTCCCGGACGAGGGGATGCTACGGCCAGGGGCGGCATGTACACGCTTCGAGAAGCGGCCCGTCGTGTAGGCCTGGACTTGAGCAAGGCGACCATGGCCATCCAGGGATACGGCAATGCGGGATCCTACGCGGCAAGCCTTGCTCAATCCATGTTCGGCATCAAGGTTGTGGCGGTTTGCGACTCGAAGGGCGCCGTCACCTGCGAGAACGGCATCTGCGCCGATACGGTGGACGCGCACAAGAGAAAGACGTCATCCGTCCTGAACTGCGAGGGTACGCGGAACATGACAAACGACGAGCTCTTGGCGCTGGATGTGGACGTGCTGGTACTGGCCGCCCTTGAGAACACCATCACCGAGCGGAACGTTGACAAGGTGAAAGCCAAGATACTCGTCGAATTGGCCAACGGGCCGACCACCCCCGACGCCGATGAGGTCCTCTATCGCAAGGGAATACACGTCATCCCGGACTTCCTGTGCAACGCCGGAGGCGTCACCGTTTCCTATTTTGAAATGGTTCAGAATGCCTACATGTATTACTGGGATGAGGCGGAAGTCCATGAAAAGCTGGACAAAAGGATGACGAAGGCGTATCATGAGGTTGTTGAATTGTCGGAAAAATACAAGATCAACATGCGCAAAGCCGCATACGCGGTTGCGGTTGCAAGGGTTGTCGAAGCCATGAAATTGCGTGGTTGGGTATAG
- a CDS encoding sigma-54-dependent transcriptional regulator, with amino-acid sequence MDKILIVDDDEGLVHFLTRFFSRKEYEVLSCNSGTAALEAVGREPFDLILLDYKMPGKNGLETLKEIRRLQVKTPIIVMTAYGTMDTAIEAMKLGAYDYLLKPFDRNGLERIARDALEVNRLMKEVVSFPAHSLTSARVPKGEIKIIGNHTRMQEVYKLIGQVANKDVTVLITGESGTGKELVARALYHHSDRKNKPFLGVNCAAIPETLFESELFGYERGAFTGAERTHIGKFERCHGGTLFFDEIAEMPLSTQAKLLRALQYGEIERVGAEQPLKVDVRVLVATNKNLERAVEQGRFREDLYWRLKIISIHLPPLRERPEDIPALVDYFLVRFGEEYKSPIRRIEDGALAKLKSHAWPGNVRELENTVRRAVVLSSGDVIREEHLRFDSGGHEPSSPEWDKNPWARVERKLEELIPDLLQVGGEAMHESIIDMVERILLSKVLEQCGNNQVKAARVLGVSRNTLRHRMKKFDFLPPSE; translated from the coding sequence ATGGATAAGATATTGATCGTTGACGACGACGAGGGCCTCGTTCACTTCCTTACCCGTTTCTTTTCCAGGAAGGAATACGAAGTGCTCTCGTGCAACAGCGGAACGGCGGCCTTGGAGGCGGTGGGACGCGAACCCTTCGACCTGATTCTCCTCGATTACAAGATGCCGGGCAAGAACGGGCTCGAAACCCTCAAGGAGATCCGGCGCCTGCAGGTGAAAACGCCCATCATCGTGATGACTGCCTACGGCACCATGGACACGGCCATCGAAGCCATGAAGCTCGGAGCGTACGACTATCTCCTCAAGCCTTTCGACAGGAACGGGCTGGAGCGCATTGCCAGGGATGCCCTCGAGGTGAACCGCCTCATGAAGGAGGTGGTGAGCTTTCCGGCCCACAGCCTCACATCCGCCCGGGTTCCAAAGGGAGAAATCAAGATCATCGGCAATCACACTCGAATGCAGGAGGTCTATAAGCTCATCGGGCAGGTCGCAAACAAGGACGTCACGGTGCTCATCACCGGAGAATCCGGCACGGGGAAGGAACTGGTCGCCCGGGCCCTCTATCACCATAGTGACCGAAAAAACAAGCCGTTTCTCGGGGTCAACTGTGCCGCCATCCCGGAGACGCTTTTCGAGAGCGAGCTTTTTGGCTACGAACGCGGGGCCTTCACGGGTGCCGAGCGCACTCACATCGGCAAGTTTGAAAGATGCCACGGCGGCACGCTGTTCTTCGATGAAATCGCCGAGATGCCTCTTTCCACGCAGGCCAAGCTTCTCCGTGCGCTCCAATACGGGGAGATCGAACGGGTCGGCGCCGAACAGCCCCTGAAGGTGGACGTCAGGGTCCTCGTGGCAACGAACAAGAACCTCGAAAGAGCGGTCGAACAAGGCAGATTCAGGGAAGATCTCTACTGGAGGCTCAAAATCATCTCCATCCATCTGCCGCCGTTGCGGGAACGCCCGGAAGACATCCCGGCCCTGGTCGATTATTTCCTGGTCCGTTTTGGAGAGGAGTACAAGTCCCCGATTCGACGTATCGAAGACGGTGCCCTTGCGAAGCTGAAGTCCCATGCCTGGCCGGGAAACGTGAGAGAGCTCGAGAACACCGTCAGGCGCGCGGTCGTGCTCTCTTCGGGCGACGTCATCCGCGAGGAACATCTCCGGTTCGACTCCGGCGGCCATGAACCGTCGTCGCCTGAATGGGACAAAAACCCATGGGCGAGGGTGGAACGAAAGCTCGAGGAGCTGATCCCGGACCTGCTGCAGGTCGGGGGTGAAGCGATGCATGAGAGCATCATCGATATGGTTGAGAGAATCCTGTTGTCCAAAGTCCTCGAACAGTGCGGCAACAACCAGGTCAAAGCCGCGAGAGTGCTTGGCGTCAGCCGCAATACACTCAGGCACCGCATGAAGAAATTCGATTTTCTGCCGCCTTCGGAGTGA
- a CDS encoding sensor histidine kinase: protein MNSLQVKLMLLFFVFALVPLCAVGMLSIRTAEELILNMATNQIGQVAVDKAALLGRWISERKADLEVMAGSSVLRSMEPEQIVPYLELVRNKYRVYDEIAVQTLQGHTICRVGGTASELRVGDRGVEPEIAGLSMPAIQLSSDGKESCLLISAPLIGESGDLKGVVRASVGTGTILAVVLRVSLGETGECYLVDREGTFLAHKEPRRILTQNIAQSESFKNILSGRNRRISYIDYRGIEVIGASMMVGDTDWALVVEQDKAEAFHAVNELRRFVFLVIATAIFGTLISAWLLSRYVATPIRRLSTAARSLARGDFERVDIETMDRGDEVGLLYDAFGEMARQLKDRQNRLEEKVTRSEAELKETDVRLKRTQAAVARSQQLASLGQLAAGVAHEIRTPLTSLKMFLQSIESELEISFEYEEDFQIAMTQILRMEATINRFLDFAKPQAPVFTEVDVKELIQDALLVAGPRAKQQETVVRTRIADSLPRIRGDRKQLGEALLNLMVNGLEALNAGGELSLLAELEPSVTDKGLREYIRIDVADTGPGIREEAMPSLFDPFFTTKATGTGLGLSIVDGTVKRHGGRIRVENGVGGGATFSLLIPIRVEGMLEKDG, encoded by the coding sequence GTGAACAGCCTGCAAGTCAAATTGATGCTGCTTTTCTTCGTGTTCGCGCTGGTGCCGCTTTGCGCGGTCGGAATGCTTTCCATCCGGACGGCGGAGGAGCTCATCCTGAATATGGCCACGAACCAGATCGGGCAAGTGGCGGTGGACAAGGCCGCGCTGCTCGGGCGGTGGATTTCCGAACGCAAGGCCGACCTTGAAGTCATGGCGGGTTCGTCGGTCCTGAGGTCCATGGAGCCGGAACAGATCGTTCCCTACTTGGAGTTGGTGAGAAATAAGTACAGAGTGTACGATGAAATTGCGGTGCAGACCCTCCAGGGCCATACGATCTGTCGCGTCGGAGGAACGGCGTCGGAGCTCCGGGTGGGAGATCGGGGAGTGGAGCCCGAAATCGCCGGGCTGAGCATGCCCGCCATTCAGTTGAGCTCCGACGGAAAGGAATCCTGCCTTCTCATCTCGGCTCCGCTGATCGGAGAATCCGGAGATCTGAAAGGCGTCGTCAGAGCATCCGTCGGGACCGGCACGATTCTCGCTGTTGTGTTGCGGGTTTCGCTGGGGGAAACGGGGGAGTGCTACCTCGTGGACCGGGAAGGCACATTTCTTGCCCACAAGGAGCCGCGGAGAATACTCACTCAGAACATCGCCCAGTCGGAGAGCTTCAAGAATATTCTCAGTGGCCGAAACCGCAGAATCAGTTACATCGACTATCGGGGAATCGAGGTCATCGGGGCCTCGATGATGGTAGGCGACACGGACTGGGCCCTCGTGGTGGAGCAGGACAAGGCGGAGGCCTTCCATGCCGTCAATGAACTGAGGCGCTTCGTGTTCCTCGTCATCGCCACGGCCATCTTCGGCACGCTGATTTCCGCGTGGTTGCTCTCGAGGTATGTTGCCACTCCGATTCGAAGGCTGAGCACGGCAGCCCGCTCTCTTGCCCGGGGAGACTTCGAGAGGGTGGATATCGAGACAATGGATCGCGGCGATGAGGTGGGGCTCCTCTACGACGCCTTCGGTGAAATGGCGAGGCAGTTGAAGGACCGGCAGAACAGGCTGGAGGAGAAAGTCACCCGCAGTGAAGCGGAGCTCAAGGAAACGGACGTAAGGCTGAAGCGGACCCAGGCGGCGGTTGCCCGCTCACAGCAGCTGGCGTCCCTGGGGCAGCTTGCCGCCGGTGTCGCTCACGAGATCAGGACGCCCCTCACATCGCTCAAAATGTTTCTGCAGTCCATTGAAAGCGAGCTGGAAATATCTTTCGAGTACGAGGAAGACTTTCAGATCGCCATGACTCAAATATTGCGCATGGAGGCCACGATCAACCGGTTCCTCGACTTTGCCAAGCCGCAGGCTCCGGTATTCACGGAAGTGGACGTCAAGGAACTGATTCAAGACGCTCTGCTGGTGGCGGGGCCGAGAGCAAAACAGCAGGAAACCGTGGTCCGGACCAGGATAGCCGACTCACTTCCACGGATCCGGGGGGATAGAAAGCAGCTTGGAGAAGCCCTTCTGAATCTCATGGTCAACGGGCTCGAGGCATTGAATGCAGGCGGAGAATTGAGTCTCCTCGCCGAACTGGAACCGTCCGTGACGGATAAAGGATTGCGGGAGTATATCCGCATCGACGTTGCGGACACCGGGCCGGGAATACGGGAGGAGGCCATGCCGAGCCTTTTCGATCCCTTCTTCACCACCAAGGCCACCGGTACCGGGCTTGGTCTTTCCATCGTTGACGGCACGGTCAAGAGGCATGGCGGGAGGATCCGAGTGGAAAACGGCGTGGGCGGGGGTGCGACGTTCTCATTGCTCATCCCGATTCGAGTGGAAGGAATGCTTGAGAAAGATGGATAA